A part of Oncorhynchus clarkii lewisi isolate Uvic-CL-2024 chromosome 17, UVic_Ocla_1.0, whole genome shotgun sequence genomic DNA contains:
- the LOC139370216 gene encoding zinc finger protein 79-like → MIGGMFSLLSPEVPDQLLGFVDVEGEVIFLAPLRQGPHHLPLRCLIVAGERPDSHSDSGKSPSREPDPETPKPAGRHHTSHCGKSFKRLWTLKEHKRTHTGENPHHCFQCGKSFTRLCYLKIHERIHSGVKPHHCSQCGQRFTHSGSLKKHEKTHSAEKTYHCSQCRKIFISLWYLRTHERAHTGEKPYHCSHCEKSFTQLGNLRTHERVHTGEKPYHCSYCEKSFTWWGCLKKHEWIHTREKPYQCSLCGKSFTQLGNLNQHERTHTGGDKAYHCSQCEKSFTRLRHLNKHERIHTQEEKTYHCSQCGNTFSQSEDLKSHERIERLCSDLFFD, encoded by the exons ATGATAGGGGGCATGTTCTCTCTGCTGTCGCCTGAAGTCcccgatcagctccttggttttgttgacgttgagggagaggttatattcctggcaccactccgccagggccctcaccacctccctttACGCTGTCTCATTGTTGCTG GAGAGAGGCCAGACTCTCACTCTGACAGCGGGAAGAGTCCTTCAagggaaccagacccagagacgcCCAAACCAGCGGGACGACACCACACctcccattgtggaaagagttttaagaGGTTATGGACACTAAAAGAGC ataagagaacacacacaggagaaaatccTCACCACTGCTTCCAGTGTGGCAAGAGTTTTACCCGTTTATgttacctgaaaatacatgagcGAATACACTCTGGAGTGAAGCCTCATCACTGTTCCCAATGTGGACAGCGTTTTACCCATTCAGGGAGCCTGAAAAAACACGAGAAAACACACTCAGCAGAGAAGacctaccactgctcccagtgtagaAAAATATTTATCAGTTTATGGTACCTGAGAACGCATGAGAGggcacacacaggagagaagccatatcactgttcccactgtgaaaagagttttacccagttagggaACCTAAGAACACATGAGAgggtacacacaggagagaagccgtacCACTGTTCCTATTGTGAAAAGAGTTTTACATGGTGGGGGTGCCTGAAAAAGCATGAGTGGATACACACGCGTGAAAAGCCCTACCAGTGCTCcttgtgtggaaagagttttacccagttaggAAACCTGAAccagcatgagaggacacacacaggaggggATAAGgcctaccactgctcccagtgtgaaaAGAGTTTTACCCGGTTAAGGCATCTGAATAAGCACGAAAGAATacatacacaggaggagaagacataccactgctctcaaTGTGGAAAtacattttcccagtcagaggacctgaaatcacatgagagaatagagaggctgTGTTCTGACTTATTTTTTGATTGA
- the LOC139370217 gene encoding zinc finger protein ZFP2-like: protein MSRKRDKLLDGLEQSLYTLTKDNLCYLCVRCGIGSEDRFKGKENSERTLRRQIMEEIWENEDSKSWLLRLKEDIRGIQEDGRHVTVSSSASSIVSSSPSQSDGDGDAADCREAGKPRQSEVTQRTHTGEKPYSCTQCGKTFTQSGSLATHLRTHTGEKPHSCDVCGKTFNVAFNLNRHQRTHTGEKPYSCEKCGKSFSQSGLLASHRRSHTGEKPYVCDQCGQSFVNPGSLAKHKRKQHAGEKPYSCADCGKSFFESHTLANHRRTHTGEKPYSCDLCGKSFALSGTLIKHKLTHTGEKPYSCDRCGKSFRESGRLKVHQRMHTGEKPYGCDQCGKKFGHSQHLKEHLRTHTGEKPFSCDQCERKFTQPQHLKSHMRTHTGEKPFVCDQCEKRFAHSQQLKAHLRMHTGEKPHICDQCEKKFAHSQHLKDHMRTHTGEKPYICGECGKSFARTGTLKVHQKSHAAGEVCTDLPPQDQFQNPQINLNSTKFQIHLPPQDQFQNPQINLNSTKFQIHLPPQDQFQNPQINLNSTKFQIHLPPQDQFQNPQINLNSTKFQIHLPPQDQFQNLP from the coding sequence ATGAGTCGGAAGAGGGACAAGCTGTTGGATGGACTGGAACAGAGTTTATACACTCTAACCAAGGACAACTTATGTTACCTGTGCGTTCGTTGTGGAATAGGCTCCGAGGATCGGTTCAAAGGTAAAGAAAACAGTGAACGCACGCTGCGGCGTCAAATCATGGAGGAAATCTGGGAAAATGAGGATTCAAAGTCTTGGTTACTCCGACTGAAAGAGGACATCCGAGGTATACAGGAGGATGGTAGACATGTAACCGTGAGCTCCAGTGCATCAAGCATCGTGTCCTCGAGTCCCAGCCAGTCTGATGGTGATGGGGACGCTGCAGACTGCCGTGAAGCTGGGAAGCCTAGACAGTCGGAAGTGACTcagcgaacacacactggagagaagccttacagtTGTACTCAGTGTGGGAAGACATTCACACAGTCAGGAAGCCTGGCAACTCAtctgagaacacacactggagagaaaccgcATAGCTGTGATGTATGTGGGAAGACTTTTAACGTAGCCTTCAATCTGAACcgacaccagcgaacacacactggagagaaaccctacagctgtgagaagtgtgggaagagcttttcTCAGTCAGGCCTACTGGCCAGCCACCGTCGTtcgcacacaggagagaaaccgtatGTCTGTGATCAGTGTGGGCAGAGCTTTGTCAATCCAGGATCCCTGGCAAAGCACAAGCGAAAACAACAtgcaggagagaagccttatagctgtgcggattgtgggaagagtttcttTGAATCACACACCCTGGCTAACCATcggaggacacacacaggagagaagccttacagcTGTGATCTATGTGGGAAAAGTTTTGCTCTGTCAGGAACCCTGATTAAACATAAGCTGACtcatacaggagagaaaccgtacAGCTGTGACCGGTGTGGGAAGAGCTTCCGTGAATCAGGCAGGTTGAAAGTTCACCAGAGaatgcacactggagagaaaccttacggctgtgatcaatgtgggaagaaatTTGGTCATTCGCAACACCTGAAAGAACACCTGCGAacgcacacaggagagaagccatttagctgtgatcagtgtgagaGGAAATTCACTCAACCACAACACCTGAAATCACACatgagaacacacactggagagaagccgtTTGTCTGTGATCAGTGTGAGAAGAGATTCGCTCATTCACAACAGCTCAAAGCACACCTGCGaatgcacactggagagaaacctcatATCTGCGATCAGTGTGAGAAGAAATTTGCTCATTCACAACACCTGAAAGATCACatgcgaacacacacaggagagaagccgtacATCTGTGGAGAATGTGGAAAGAGCTTTGCTAGAACGGGAACATTGAAAGTGCACCAGAAATCACACGCAGCAGGTGAAGTGTGTACAGATCTGCCTCCCCAGGATCAGTTCCAGAACCCTCAAATAAATCTGAACAGCACCAAGTTCCagatccatctccctccccaggaTCAGTTCCAGAACCCTCAAATAAATCTGAACAGCACAAAGTTCCagatccatctccctccccaggaTCAGTTCCAGAACCCTCAAATAAATCTGAACAGCACAAAGTTCCagatccatctccctccccaggaTCAGTTCCAGAACCCTCAAATAAATCTGAACAGCACAAAGTTCCagatccatctccctccccaggaTCAGTTCCAGAACCTTCCATAA
- the LOC139370143 gene encoding vascular cell adhesion protein 1-like, producing the protein MHTLSLLLILHLLKPGECESCSLVVSPAGLVVKYGAPASANCTSDTVTSMGWEPSLGESPLFGTEVKELTWRVDSLTDWNIKPQCFEISEVGGQCARVLKVTVYKLPDRVSIRYVNHSGPVVEGHQYSLHCFVQNIAPIEHLRVTFFKVSTNGERTVLYTQPLNNDIHQLNNDMRQPVNESYSLQFSPTSVDDRAQWFCSAMLDLGPEGPRPPAVMESDRLNTTVHFAPEFSCSAKLEVRAGEGLTCDVRGNPLPSVTWLRDGQVLTPPTHLSREDAGNYTLMALNRIGRANHTVEVEILHGRAARGASCQAAGSATVAVLLHQLIHWLY; encoded by the exons atgcacacactctctctcctcctcatcctccaccttCTGAAgccag GCGAGTGTGAGTCTTGTTCCCTGGTGGTCAGTCCTGCTGGGCTGGTGGTGAAGTATGGAGCCCCTGCTTCGGCCAACTGCACCTCCGATACGGTCACCTCTATGGGCTGGGAGCCGAGCCTAGGAGAATCTCCGCTCTTTGGCACTGAGGTGAAAGAGCTGACTTGGAGAGTAGACAGCCTGACTGACTGGAATATAAAGCCTCAATGCTTTGAGATCTCTGAGGTGGGAGGCCAGTGTGCCAGAGTGCTGAAAGTTACTGTTTACA AGCTTCCAGACAGAGTCTCCATCAGATATGTAAACCACTCTGGTCCCGTGGTTGAGGGGCATCAGTACTCTCTGCATTGTTTTGTCCAGAACATCGCTCCTATTGAGCACCTCAGAGTGACCTTCTTCAAAGTCTCTACCAATGGTGAACGGACAGTGTTATACACACAACCACTGAACAACGACATTCACCAATTGAACAATGACATGAGGCAACCGGTGAACGAGAGTTATTCCCTGCAGTTCTCCCCCACTAGTGTTGACGACAGGGCCCAGTGGTTTTGTTCAGCCATGTTGGATCTGGGACCAGAGGGACCCCGACCTCCTGCTGTAATGGAATCAGACCGCCTCAACACCACTGTGCACT tcGCTCCTGAGTTCTCCTGTTCTGCCAAGCTAGAGGTGCGAGCGGGGGAGGGGCTAACTTGTGATGTCAGAGGCAATCCCCTCCCATCGGTCACCTGGCTGAGAGACGGACAGGTACTGACCCCGCCCACACACCTGAGCAGAGAGGATGCTGGGAATTACACCCTCATGGCTTTGAACCGTATCGGAAGAGCCAATCACACAGTGGAGGTGGAGATCCTACATGGCcgtgctgctagag GAGCTTCCTGTCAGGCTGCTGGGAGTGCCACGGTGGCTGTGCTGCTCCACCAGCTCATTCATTGGCTATATTGA